The Branchiostoma lanceolatum isolate klBraLanc5 chromosome 5, klBraLanc5.hap2, whole genome shotgun sequence region GAAGATCCTGGCTAGGGTCATCCTGGACCGACTCATCCCAACCGTTACGGAGGAGAACCTACCAGAAAGCCAGTGTGGCTTTAGGGCGAAGAGAGGCACAACAGACATGACCTTTGTCCTAAGACAGATCCAAGAGAAGTTTAGGGAGCAGAACATGGGACTATATGCTGCCTTTATAGATCTTACAAAGACATTCGACACCGTCAGCCGCGATGGGATGTGGAGGATACTAGCAAGGCTTGGCTGCCCACCAAAACTCCTCCGCAACTTCACAAAGAACAAATGGGTCAAGTCAAACACAAACGTGATCTGTCAGATCCATTCCCCATTGAAAACGGCGTGAAGCCAGGATGCGTCTTAGCACCCACACTGTTTGCCATTTTCTTTAGCATGATGTTAAGGGAAGCCAAGGAAGACCCCTCAGAAGGAATCTACATCCGATTCCGTACGGACGGGAGTGTTTTCAACCTCCAAAGACTCCTGGCCCGCACCAAAACCCTGGAAGCACTCATACTAGAACTGCTGTTTGCAGATGATTGTGCTCTCGTTGCCCACACGGAAGAAGCCCTTCAGAGAGCGGTCAACCGTTTTGCCGAAGCGGCCAAGGCCTTTGGTCTCACCATAAGcctaaagaaaacagaagtgcTCCACCAGAAATCACCACATGGGACTTACCAGCCACCTTGCATAAGTATTAATGGGACACAGTTCAACACGGTAGAACATTTAACATACCTTGGGAGCGTTATCTCCAACGATGCTTCCGTTGCCAAAGACTTGGACAACCGACTCTCCAAAGCCAGCAGTGCATTTGGTCGCCTACAGAAGCGCGTGTGGAAGAGTCACTCTCTGTGCCTGGCAACCAAGATCCTGGTTTACAGAGCAGTGGTTGTCACTACTCTTCTCTACGGATCCAAAGCCTGGGTTCTGTACCGGAAACAAGTGAAGCTTCTGGAACGCTTCCATCAGCGATGCCTTCGCTCCATCTTAGGCATCAAATGGCAAGACTACACAACCAACAACGAGGTGCTGAAGCGAGCCAACATCTCCAGCATGGAGGCCATGATCCTGGCCAGACAGCTTCGCTGGGCAGGTCACCTGTCACGCATGGACGATACCAGAATGCCCAAAACAGTTTTCTACGGCGAACTCTGCCAAGGTAAAAGAGACAGAGGCGCACCAAGAAAGCGCTTCaaatatcagttaaaacaacACCTCAGAGTGGCTGACATCCCAGCAGCCAACTTGGAAAACAGTGCTGCACACCGTGGAAATTGGAGAACTCTTACCAAGCGGGGTGCAGAGAAATTTGAACTAGCCAGAAGGGAGCATGCAGAGGAGAGCCGAAGGAGGAGAAAGGCGGCTGCTCAGAATCTACCAGCCCAGGCCCAGTTCATCTGCGAGAGATACGGGCGAGCACGCCACTCCAGGATAAGACTGTTCAGCCATCAGAGGGCCTGCCCTTTCCACTGATCCTCGACGACGGGGAATGAGCCAGAGAGAGCATTAGAAATGACAAACTTCTAGATATTCCGttggccattttttttcaataaatatattttcagaCAAAGATTCTCTTACAAACGTTCGGTTCAAAGTGCATATTTTATCGATAGCTAAAAAATGTCTGTACTGTTCAACAATGACGGTTTACAATCTGCCTTTTTACAAGTTTCAAAAATGGTGAAACTGAACCGACCAATTACGGTGTTCAGCTGCTTAACACAATAATATGCTATTTTTACCCGGGCAGGGATGACGGCCCCTGTTTCGataaatttatattttgaaaaattatttcaaaattttcttttttctttcctttctgcaGCATCAAAAGAACAACACATAGTGATGACGCACTCAAGAAAACAGGCTTATTTGAGGGGCATCACGAAACacaagaagaaaaacatgtaacgaaggggggggggggaatcagACTCAAGTCGCGTTGACTTGTGTGTAAATGCAGCAGTAGACTCCGAGTCTCTATTTGTAgaggtgagaagcagtactctagtcagacagacaccgaaacgtcagcaggtgataATTACTGGTTGTCAAAAAataatctccaatatcctatgttgtACCGAACCTGATGACGGCTGGCTCCCGCTGGCTGTGACTACGATAAATCAATGGTAGCTTTCCGTTGACAATCCGGTGTTTCCATCAAATCTGATCAGATGTGACTTGGTTAGTACGTCTTAACCCCCCGTCGGGCCAGCAACCCACCACATAAAACAAACCCGCTGCGAAACCTCGCTTATGGAACTCAAATAGGACGGATCTTAATGAAACCCTGACCTCGGACTGGATGGATTTACGAGATAAGCCTTGTAGAACTGCCTCAATGAAAGTTGCAACCTGGAACGTTTTATCTATGAATAGGGAAGGATCAGCAGAGCTGGTTGCCAATGAGCTGGCACGCCTGAGTGTCGCAGTAGCCGGTCTTACAGAAGTGCGCTGACCTGGCTCTGGCTCTCATGCAACGACTGACTACAACTTCCTTTGGTCGGGCAGGGATGACGGCCAGCGCTGCAAAGGAGTTGCGCTTGCCATGGCCCCATTTGCTTCCCGAGCCCTAGTCCACTGGAAACCAGTGAACAACAGACTACTCCTTGCCCGTCTACGCCACACCCACGGAAAAATCTCTGTTATCGTAGCCTATGCCCCAACCAACATGGCGCCAGACGAGGAAAAGGATGAGTTCTTTTCTCAGATATCCTCGCTCATGAACGACATCTCCAGACATGACATCGTATGGATTATTGGTGACCTTAAAGCTACAACTGGGTCAAATAGAACCAGTTTTGAAAGCGCCTTAGGCCCCCATGGATCTGGCACCTGCAAAAACAACGGCTTGAGGCTCCTGGAATTTTGCTCCAACTTCCG contains the following coding sequences:
- the LOC136435986 gene encoding uncharacterized protein, whose amino-acid sequence is MKCHKAPGVDRVPAEVYKLGGHTLLTVLTDLFRDCWERGVVPQDLRDAVIILARVILDRLIPTVTEENLPESQCGFRAKRGTTDMTFVLRQIQEKFREQNMGLYAAFIDLTKTFDTVSRDGMWRILARLGCPPKLLRNFTKNKWVKSNTNVICQIHSPLKTA